In Bacillus cereus ATCC 14579, a single window of DNA contains:
- a CDS encoding DNA alkylation repair protein produces the protein MHPFVKALQEHFTAHQNPEKAEPMARYMKNHFLFLGIQTPERRQLLKDIIQIHTLPDQKDFQIIIRELWDLPEREFQAAALDIMQKYKKHINETHIPFLEELIVTKSWWDSVDSIVPTFLGDIFLKHPELISAYIPKWIASDNIWLQRAAILFQLKYKQKMDEELLFWIIGQLHSSKEFFIQKAIGWVLREYAKTNPDVVWEYVQNNELAPLSKREAIKHIKQNYGINNEKIGETLS, from the coding sequence ATGCATCCATTTGTAAAAGCATTACAAGAGCATTTCACAGCTCATCAAAATCCTGAAAAAGCAGAACCTATGGCTCGTTATATGAAAAATCACTTCCTATTTCTAGGTATTCAAACACCGGAAAGACGCCAATTATTAAAAGACATCATTCAAATACATACTCTCCCAGATCAAAAAGACTTCCAAATTATCATACGTGAGCTTTGGGACTTACCAGAACGTGAATTCCAAGCGGCCGCACTTGATATTATGCAAAAATATAAAAAGCATATAAACGAAACTCATATCCCCTTCTTAGAAGAACTGATTGTCACAAAATCTTGGTGGGACTCTGTCGATAGCATCGTCCCTACATTTTTAGGCGATATCTTTTTAAAACATCCAGAATTAATTTCTGCCTATATTCCAAAATGGATTGCATCAGATAACATATGGTTACAACGTGCCGCTATTTTATTCCAACTAAAATATAAACAAAAGATGGATGAAGAACTTCTTTTCTGGATTATTGGACAACTACATTCTTCAAAAGAATTTTTCATTCAAAAAGCGATTGGCTGGGTCCTTCGTGAATATGCAAAAACAAATCCGGATGTAGTTTGGGAATACGTTCAAAACAATGAGCTCGCTCCATTAAGTAAGCGTGAAGCAATTAAGCATATTAAGCAAAATTACGGAATAAATAATGAAAAAATAGGCGAGACTCTATCATAG